In a single window of the Streptomyces sp. NBC_00353 genome:
- a CDS encoding SGNH/GDSL hydrolase family protein, with translation MRAHLAWFPVRGRAQRSGRYVVALLTGALLLSTAHSAPAAPTSAAAEAVARTGPVEKGNAGAWVGTWATTPTAVPASDTTEFDNQTIRQTVHTSIGGDRVRIRLSNEFGDRPLVIGEARVARPAHGGPASRTDPSTDRPLTFGGRTSVTIPAGAPAVSDPVSLRLPAGSDLVVSIHLPERTPGSTVHAFALQHNYVASGNVTGRAGIEATSTIDRWYFLTGVSVSTSRPDRSSAVIALGDSITDGANTEADANHRWPDFLGQRLRAAHGPHSLGVLNEGISGNRLLHDPNPPAGSDAENYAAYFGQSALRRFDRDVAAQPGAEHVIVLLGVNDLGHPGTVAPESEKVSAQDIIDAHRQLIDRAHERGLTVYGGTILPFKNDTLGFYSAQNEAARQAVNRWIRAGGEYDGVIDFDKALRDPADPQRLRPSYDSGDHLHPNDMGAEAMADAVPLHLLH, from the coding sequence CTGCTGCTGAGCACGGCGCACTCCGCGCCTGCCGCACCGACCTCGGCTGCTGCTGAGGCCGTCGCCCGGACGGGGCCGGTGGAGAAGGGCAACGCCGGGGCCTGGGTCGGTACGTGGGCAACCACGCCCACGGCCGTACCGGCCTCGGACACCACGGAGTTCGACAACCAGACCATCCGTCAGACCGTGCACACCAGCATCGGTGGGGACCGGGTGCGCATCCGCCTGTCGAACGAGTTCGGCGATCGGCCCCTGGTCATCGGCGAGGCCCGGGTCGCCCGCCCGGCGCACGGCGGTCCGGCCTCGCGCACCGACCCGAGCACCGACCGCCCGCTCACCTTCGGCGGCCGCACCTCCGTGACGATCCCCGCGGGCGCGCCGGCCGTCAGCGACCCGGTTTCCCTGCGACTGCCCGCCGGCTCCGACCTCGTGGTGAGCATCCACCTGCCCGAGCGCACCCCCGGCTCGACGGTCCACGCGTTCGCCCTCCAGCACAACTACGTCGCGTCCGGCAACGTCACCGGGCGGGCCGGTATCGAGGCGACCTCCACCATCGACCGCTGGTACTTCCTGACCGGCGTGAGCGTGAGCACCAGCCGGCCGGACCGCTCCTCGGCCGTCATCGCACTCGGCGACTCCATCACGGACGGCGCGAACACCGAGGCGGACGCCAACCACCGCTGGCCCGACTTCCTGGGGCAGCGCCTCCGCGCCGCCCACGGCCCCCACTCCCTCGGCGTGCTCAACGAAGGCATCAGCGGCAACCGCCTCCTCCACGATCCCAACCCGCCGGCCGGGTCCGACGCCGAGAACTACGCGGCATACTTCGGCCAGAGCGCACTGCGCCGCTTCGACCGCGACGTCGCGGCCCAGCCCGGGGCCGAGCACGTCATCGTCCTCCTCGGAGTCAACGATCTCGGTCATCCCGGCACCGTCGCCCCGGAGTCGGAGAAGGTCTCCGCGCAGGACATCATCGACGCCCACCGCCAGCTCATCGACCGCGCCCACGAACGCGGACTCACGGTCTACGGCGGCACGATCCTGCCGTTCAAGAACGACACCCTTGGCTTCTACAGTGCGCAGAACGAAGCCGCGCGGCAGGCCGTCAACCGCTGGATCCGCGCCGGCGGCGAGTACGACGGGGTGATCGACTTCGACAAGGCCCTGCGCGACCCGGCCGACCCGCAACGCCTTCGTCCGAGCTACGACAGCGGCGACCACCTCCATCCCAACGACATGGGAGCCGAAGCGATGGCCGACGCCGTCCCTCTCCACCTCCTGCACTGA